Sequence from the Catenuloplanes indicus genome:
ACACCGCCCGGTCGTCGATCATGGGACACCTCCGCCTTCACCGTTTCTCACGATCACCGACCCCGCCCGGTCCCGGCGGAGCCGAAGGTCCCGGTGGCGATCATCCGCAGCCGGGCGCGCGGGGCCGGCTCACCGACCGGTAACCGCACCAGAATCCCACCGGAATGGTTGCCGGCCGCGGGCCCGGCGGCGTTCCCCGGCCGCAGGGGCACCGCGACCGAGGTGCGCAACCGGACCCCGGTCATCGGCTCCTGCCGCGCGCGCCCGGCCGGAACACGCGATCGTCCAGCGGGCCGGTGAGGACGCCACCGAGGCCGATCATCAGTGGCGAGCCGAACAGCGGATCGTGTGTCGGCTCGGTCCGGTGACCTCGCAGACGGTGACGTCGTGGCCTTCATCGCTCGACCACCAGCCGCCGGGCGTACAGCAGCCGTGCCCACCACGGGCGGTCCGCCGAGGCCGTGCGGGGTGCGGGGGCGGGCAGGCCACGCAGGCTGATCCAGCCACCGGGGCCCATGCTCACGGTACGGATGGCCGGGCCGGGCGGACGACGGGTGGCGGCGGCTGCCGCGGCACCGGCGACCGCGACCGCGGTCACCGCCAGCACCAGCCGGCCGGTGTCGAGCACCGGAACGAAGCGGGCACCGTCGCCGGTGACCACGAACGCGCCGACCGGCCGGCCACGGTGTGACACCGGCACGACGGAGACGCCACCCGGCCCTGTGACGGACGCCGGCCGTGGCCGGTCCGGCGATGGCGACTGGTCTGTCATGGCAACCTCCATGGTGCCGGTACTCGTCCTCGACGATGCGGCACGCCGGCCGCGCTCGGGAGGGGCGAACGTCCCGTAGACCGGTGCCGGCCGGCGGTGCCCGGCGTGCACGGCGGGGACGACGCTGACGGTGGGTACCGGACAAGGAGGCGCCATGTCGATCAACACGGTGGAGGTCGGCCACGTCCATGCCGACGTCTATGAGATCCGGGTGCGTGACCATGTGTTCGCGGTGGACCAGCCGGCCGACGCGGGCGGCTCGGACCAGGCGCCGACGCCGGTCGAGTTGTTCGTCGCGTCGCTCGCCTCGTGCGTGGCGTTCTACGCCGGCCGCTATCTGGGACGGCACGGTTTCGACCGGACCGGTCTACGGGTCCGGGCGACCTACCACCTCGCCGCCGACCGGCCGGCCCGGGTCGCCGAGATCCGGATCACGATCCGGCCTCCGGATGGTTTCCCGGCCGAGCGGGTCGCCGCGCTGTCCGCGGTGGCGGGCCACTGCACCGTCCACAACACGCTCACCGTACCGCCTGATGTCTCGATCTCCGTGGGGTAGCGGCGCGGCCGGTGACCGGGTCACCGGCCGCGCCGGGGGATGCGGAAGCATCCGTTCAGCCGACCGGCTGCGTCGCCACGATCATCTCGGCGAGGGTGCGCCCCCACCGGCGGGCTCGCTCCGGCTCGCCGTCGCGCAGCGGCCCGGTGCTGCCGGTGACGACGAAGTCCTCGGCGGGCAG
This genomic interval carries:
- a CDS encoding OsmC family protein, with translation MSINTVEVGHVHADVYEIRVRDHVFAVDQPADAGGSDQAPTPVELFVASLASCVAFYAGRYLGRHGFDRTGLRVRATYHLAADRPARVAEIRITIRPPDGFPAERVAALSAVAGHCTVHNTLTVPPDVSISVG